The Mycolicibacterium aichiense region CCCCGACGCCCACCCGCACCGGCACCGCGTCGGCCTCGGGAAGCAGCTGGGTGCCACTGGCTTTGACGGCGGCGGCGGCATCCGGCTTGGGCGGCAGCAGGGAGGGATCCGGGTCGATCAGGTTCCCGATCCGGGTTCCGGGCGGGGTGGCGAAGCCGTAGTCGAGCAGGTGCGCGGCCTGTTGCCACGGCGGGATCGGCTGGCGGGTGCCGCGCATCAGCACCGCCACCAGCCTGCGGCCGTCGCGGTTGGCGGCGCCGACGAACGTCTGCCCGGCGTCGTCGGTGTAGCCGGTCTTGCCGCCGAGCGCGCCGGGGTAGTTGTAGAGCAGCTGGTTGTCGTTCTCCAGCTCATAACCCGGATGGTCGCCGTCCTCGCCCGGCTTGGCCGGATGACCGGGGAAGTCGTACTTCTGGGTCGAGACGATCTTCGCGAACGTCGGGTTCTCCCAGGCGTAGCGGTAGAACAGGCCGATGTCGTAGGCCGACGTGCTCATGCCCGGGCCGTCCAGCCCGGACGGGGTGGCCGCACGGGTGTCCTGCCCGCCGAGCTTGCGGGCCAGCGTGTTGATCTTCTGCAGCGCGGTGTCCCAGCCACCGACCTGCATGGCCAGCGCGTGTGCGGCGTCGTT contains the following coding sequences:
- a CDS encoding D-alanyl-D-alanine carboxypeptidase family protein, giving the protein MASSKIFTRGAAAVAAALCVVGTSATAWADPDPNTCPYRVTTPPAVDSSEVPQAGDPPQPLPVPAKPVGGDALARCGVIVAAGTPPVPDDISAESWLVADLDTGDIIAARDPHARHRPASIIKVLIAMQSMNELPLNKMVNGTQDDANAEGTRVGVDEGGKYTVNDLLHGLLMHSGNDAAHALAMQVGGWDTALQKINTLARKLGGQDTRAATPSGLDGPGMSTSAYDIGLFYRYAWENPTFAKIVSTQKYDFPGHPAKPGEDGDHPGYELENDNQLLYNYPGALGGKTGYTDDAGQTFVGAANRDGRRLVAVLMRGTRQPIPPWQQAAHLLDYGFATPPGTRIGNLIDPDPSLLPPKPDAAAAVKASGTQLLPEADAVPVRVGVGVVGTLVVFSLIMMARAINRRPVRGR